The following are encoded in a window of uncultured Ilyobacter sp. genomic DNA:
- a CDS encoding LemA family protein encodes MIFFAAIIIIAGVYITMSYNGFVQLQNIVEEAFSTMDVYLKKRYDLIPNLVETVKGYASHEIKTLENVIEKRNMAMGAGSLKERQKMEGELTGALKTIFALSESYPDLKANGNFMKLQGQLETIEGDILQSRKYYNGVVRSFNTKCETFPSLIVAKIFSFTQKEYFEITEEKERSNVQIKF; translated from the coding sequence ATTATTATAATTGCAGGAGTTTACATTACAATGAGCTACAACGGTTTTGTCCAGCTTCAGAATATTGTAGAAGAGGCATTTTCAACAATGGATGTCTATCTCAAGAAAAGATATGACCTTATACCCAATCTGGTGGAGACAGTAAAGGGATATGCTTCTCATGAAATCAAAACATTAGAAAATGTCATAGAAAAGCGGAATATGGCCATGGGAGCAGGGAGCCTCAAAGAACGTCAGAAAATGGAAGGAGAACTCACAGGAGCACTGAAAACTATCTTTGCTCTGTCTGAAAGCTATCCTGACTTAAAGGCAAACGGTAACTTCATGAAACTCCAGGGACAGCTTGAAACTATAGAGGGAGATATCCTCCAGTCTAGAAAATACTACAACGGTGTGGTGAGGTCCTTCAATACAAAGTGTGAAACCTTTCCAAGCCTTATTGTAGCAAAAATATTCTCATTTACACAAAAAGAGTATTTTGAAATTACAGAAGAAAAGGAGAGATCAAATGTTCAAATCAAATTTTAA